The sequence below is a genomic window from Melospiza georgiana isolate bMelGeo1 chromosome 6, bMelGeo1.pri, whole genome shotgun sequence.
TTTATGTAAGTTTTGTAGAATTTACTTCAAGGGCTCACTGCTCTTGCCTCATTACTCATGAGCTTGCACTTTGCTAATTAAGAAGTGACTTTGTGGGAAAATAGCTGACTTGGTGTATGATTGGTTTGAGGGCAGGAGGTGAAGACCATGGAAAAATGCTTTTAGAACTGTTAATTATtttgtgttgtggtttttttgtttgttctttttggggtttttgttgtttgatttgttttttgttttttgttttaaagagtGAAACCTTTAACTTCATATATTTTTACAGGAATGTAAGGACTTGGACCTATTCTTAGTTTGAAATAGCTGGAGAGGGACATAGCACTGCTTCTCTTAAATCTCTGCTGtgcaaatggaaaaataatgaCTATTAATAGCTAATGTCTTATATGACTATTAATAGCAAATGTCTTAAGCATTTTGTTGTTTACTCTTCACCAGATAGTTTTTTGTGTCCTGTTTGATAACTTTTCCTCTGTAACTCTTCTCTTTAATATAGGGGATGGTCCCTTTCCAGGAGTGATTGACATGTATGGTGATGAAGGAGGCTTGATTGAATTTAGATCTAGTCTCCTGGCTACCCATGGTTTTGCTACTCTTTCTCTGCCATATTTTGACTTTGAAGATCTTCCTATGATCTTGAAAGACTTAAAACTTGAGTACTTTGAGGAGGCAGCAAGGTTCCTACAGCGTCACCCAAAGGTGAGTGCAGTGGGAAATCTCTTGGGACTAGGGAGGATTTAGCAGTTATGCCTAAGTGGTGgtggtgctttttttttatatttgagtATCAGTTTCTGCTGGGCAAGCTTAGGCCCAATTGTGGCTTATGCATATGACTGGGGAGAGTGAATGTCTTCCAGCACAAAGTATCTGTTAAATTCATGCTGGAGCTAGAAGATTGCTGATCAGTAGGATAGTGAATGCTGGAGTATCCTCCAAACAGGACCAGTGGTGATAAAATGTTgggcttgtttgggtttttttcttacatgAAAGCAATTAGTTTTAAGAGAGGATAATATGATACTGCTCATAGTAGCTGAAAGAATGAATTTGATGATGTGGAATGTTGCTTTCAGTTTTACTTTCCAGGTTAGAAAAAGACAAGACAAATACTACATATCTAATCCTTCAAATGTAGTTTGTGAGGTTACTTTATTTTCCTGAGACTTGAATTTCCTGTTACCTGTTttaggaaaatgagaaaaaacttGCATTAACATATGCAGTAGGGACCAGGTAAGGAGTGAGTGGTGGTATGCCTTGTGCCTGTTGGcattttttgtggggtttgatCTCTCTTGGTGTCTCTGAAAAATAAGACTGTAAACAGAAGGAGGAGCGTGGGTCCAGACTGTCACTTTGCAACAGGTTACATCAATAATTAACCtaaccttttttttaataaaacaactCCAAAGTCAATTAATGGCTAATCCCATTATAATGTATGCTTCCtttattcctttcttcctctcttctccACCCCCTATCTTATCTGAAGGTGAAAGGACCAGGAGTTGGAGTGATTGGGACTGGGAAAGGGGCGGACTTAGCACTCTCCATGATCACCTTCCTGCCAGAAGTAGTGGCTGCTGTCTCAATCTCTGGCTGTAGTTCAAACACAGTTGCAGACCTCCATTATGGTGAGACGACTCTGCCCGGGCTGCGCTTTGATATGGAGAAAGTCACTGTCTCTGAGTCTGGTGTATATGACGTTTTTGAAGCTCTGGACGACCCAACAAATCCTGCCAATTCTTCTAGCGTGATCCCCATTGAAAAAGCAGAAGGTCACTTTCTCTTAGTGGTAGGGGAAGATGATCGGATGTGGAAGAGCTCCTTATATGCTGAGCTGGCAATCAGGCGTCTACGCCAGCATGGGAAAGACAACTTTGAACTCCTGAGTTATCCAGGAGCAGGTCACCGAATTGATCCTCCTTCTACTCCATTTTGTCAGGTAGCTATGGATCGTGTTTTGGGGGTGCCTGTTCTGGGCGGTGGAGAGAGCAAAGCACATGCCCACGCACAGGAACACTCCTGGAGAAGGATTCAGGAGTTTCTGCACTTGCATTTGGGATGAACACTTAAACACATGCAAGCAGTTGCAGATCTGCAAGGACTGAACTTGAGCCACCAAAATGACTGGTGAATTGAAGGGATTGACTGAGACAAGCcttgaaatatgaaaataacCAAATGACTACTTAGTTACAAGTATAAGTCTAAAAAGAAAGGGATTTCTTTGGAGCACTCTAAGTTAATTTAACTAGGTAAACAGAGGAGATGTGAAACAACAAGCAGGTTGCATTATGGTACAAATTTGACAGCTCAAAGTGGTCAAGATATGAAGAGACAAGTACCTGAAGAGAGTAGTAGGTACTTCCTTGCAGTATTTACACCTCACAGAATGTTAACAGGCAGCCTGCACCCTCAGCAGTGACAGAGAGGATCACACTCGGCAGTGACGAATGATAAACGTAGACATCCAGATGATGACTCTGACTTTGAGTCCTAAGCTACCTTACCCCAGAATTCTCATATTTACAGCCATATACACTTCAGATATGTTTTCCATTTACATGAAGATCAAGAAACCTACTAGAAATTTGAAGCTACTTGAAATGAAGCTCGTATACTTAGCATTGTGGTCTTCAGGTgacagtctgtttctttccaaaAAGAACTATGTGCTGAATGGAAAAATGAAGAGTACTTTTCCTTGTCATCCAAGAAGAATGGCAATACTAGCACTGTCTTATATTTGGGATGTACCTGTCTGTTCCTGTAATGTCTTGGATTGCTGTTTGACACTCAGGGTACTAAGATTCTGTTGGATAGGTTAGAGCATGTCTAAATACAGACATTAAGTTAGGGATTAATTACTTGTAGAACTCTTTAGCAGTGATGTCAACAGATGCTGATAGCTGTTCTTAGGGGAGAAGCAGAGTTGGGAGGCAGAAAACCTAGCCTGTAGATTTAAACTGACTGTAAAAAGCTTTCATCTTATGGTGGTGATTAATTCAGAATCATACCAAACTAACAATGCCCTCCAAAAAAAGCACCCAAAGCCAAATCTATGATAGCTTTTCCATGACTGCCCAAagttatgtttttttttaatacaaaataacTTTTGGCTagtgcctttttttccctcaccaTTCAGGTAGAAAGAATTTTCTTCCCAAATGAGTTGATCTCTCAAGAGTGTCTTGCTGAAATAGTGCCAGTGCTGAAGGCCTGTTGAAGGAGGGCCTCTATCAACAAAATTTCTCCTTCCAAAGTCATTTTTGTCAGACCAGTTTGAGAGTTGCCTAGGAAGTTGAGCTGCCTAGGAAGATAAAAATCTTTCATTAGTGTACTCAGTTTTGCTTTGCTCTCAGGGATCTCTCTCCAGTTAACTGTCATTATGCTGCTGCTCAGATTCAATAGCTTTCTGCAACTCTTATTATTCCTTATCATTTGATTAAAGTCACGTGTTTTTCACACACAATCAATGCCAACTGAACAATTTATTCATCCACTCTTTACAAGAGAAGCTCCATTCTGCAAACTCCACAAAAGATCTCTTCATGCCTGGTCTCTAAACTCCCTCACTGGCTGAATAGGCTTTTGTCAAGTCCTGTCTGGGGCCTGAACCTCTGCTAACACAAGCAACTCCAGAAGTCCAGGACCAGAGCCTGCTGCAATGTCCTCCTTGGTGTCACCCATACCTGTCAGactgcctttttttccaaaCTCATTTCAAGTAGCAACTGTAGGAGAAAGGGTTGTCTGTTGTGTGAAGGTTCCTGCTTCATCCTGTGCCTCATCAATAGCTGGAGCTGTTATCGATTGTGCAAGAGCAGCACCTCCCCTGTTCCTGTTCTGTCACTCTCCCAGTGCCAATATCTGTGTCTCCACACTGCAGTCCTACCTCAGCATATGCACTGCAATGCAAGATTGCAATCTGAGGTTCAGGAAGTAAATGTTAaactgtaaattaaaaaaaaaaaaaaaccaaaaaaaaaaacccacaaaaaaaaccccaaacaacaaagCAGGTAGATTAAGAGGTCTCAGACTTAATTTCTAAAGcacaagcttttaaaataattcagtgtTAGATTTTGTCAGACACATGCaatttgaaagagaaataaaacacttcCTTTATTAAAAAGCAACCATGTGTAAGAATTTGATGTTAATTATTTGTTTGGAAAAGTGGATGATACTTTGTTTTAAATGGAGAGAAAGTTAAAAACAATGTAATTTTGCTGCAAAGAGCCTTTTTGTCAATCAGGGTTTCCTGGACAAAATAATAGAAGGACCTTTTGAAAACCATGTATTTTGTATATTTACTAGCATTTTGTATATTACAATGCTACCTGGGGACTCAAGAGGCATTGCAGACACTCTGCAGAATGTGTAGCTATTTCCTGAAGTGTGTACTAAACTGAGGGCCTGATTATGGCCTTAGTTACAGCCACATTATTTATATTGGTTCACATTTGTTAAGGTTTGAAGAGACCTCTGGAGACCACCTAGTCCAATTCTCCTGCTAAGGCAGGGTCATCTAGAACAAGTTACACAGGAATGTGTCCAGGTGGATTTGGACTGTCCTCCAGAGGGAGACTCCATTgcctccttgggcagcctgttccagggctctgctggaaCAGTGTAAAGAGGTTCTTCTTCAACTTGAGGTGGAACTTCTCGTGTTTCAGCTTAAGGCCGTTTCTCCTCGTCCTGTCACTGGGCGGGACAAGGAGATGTGATCTTCTGAACCCTTGAAAAGAGTCTGGCACCGTCCTCTTGGCACCCACCTGTGAGAAATTTCTATCTATTGGTGAGCCCTCCTCTGCTGTGGACGAAACAGGCCAAGGTCCCGCAGCCTCTCGTCACCAGAGAGAGACTCGAGACCCCTCATCCATCATCTCTGCGGCTCTCCACTGGCCCCTCTCCAGTAGCTGCTCTTGTACTCAGGAGCTGGAACCCGCCACAGTAATTCTTTGCCAGGCCGAAcgcccatcccattccattaaGACGAGCGCTCGGGGGCTGGATGAGCTGCACCGGCCACAGCTGGGGGCCCTCGCAGCTGCCCCGGGACTCCCCAGCGCCGCGGCCGGGCCGTGAGccccgtgccgggccgggcctcGGCCAGCGCCGCCCGTCCCAGAAGGCGCCGCGGGCCGCTACGCGATTCCGGGCGGGGCGTTCCCCGCGCCCGTAGCAACCGTGGCGTTGGCGGTATCCACGGCACCATGGTGAGTCCTGCGGCCGGGGCGGCGCCGGGGCCCGGCGGCGGGGGTCGGAGCGGCCCCCCGGCCGGCGGTGGCGGCGCGGAGGCCTCCGGGGCCGGGCCCCACCGAGCAGCCGGGGCTCGGCGAGAGCCGTCCGGGAGGCAgcgcggggctcggggcggCGGCTGAGGCGGGGGCCGGtggcctgctgctgctgcgccTTTGGAAAGGGGGATTTCGGGGAGAAGCGAGGAAAGAGGGGAGTCATGAACTCCCTAACCTCCGCTAGTACGTGGTTTTAAGGCGGTGGTGTCGGTGATCACTGCAGCGATTAGCTTGGTATCTGTTGCTGTGCAATTCCGATTTCGtctattttaaatacaaataaatgtCTGCAAATAAAGGCGAAATGttgctgttttgctttttcctggGGGTCTAAATTTTGTAGATATTACTTGTCCAACTGCTGtggtattttttgggggggaataCATCTTTTATTACAACTATTACTAGTACAGGTGTGgttatttttccccttcagaGATTCTGTTTCTTATTTCTGCCATGTTGATGGTGACTCTTCAGGGATGCCCACTGATCACTTGgcattttgaatattttaaaataaaacattatgaCTTTTTTTAGTCTAAATACCTGTAGAAAATTGTTCAATAAGCAGGTAGAAGAACCCTGCAGATAAGCTTCTTGGAGGAAGTTTCCCTTGAGTAACCTCCTGTGGCAGAAGATACTCTGATTTACCTGCAGAAATTTCAAGTGCAtctcaaagaaaatgaaatcccTGATATGTGCtctccagagagagagagataacCTGCTGTCCTGATATCCATGTTTTCATCAAATCAACAGAGATAAGTGTCCAGAGGTCAGGGAAGAAGCTGCTCCTTGTGTTCACATGGATCAGTAGCTTTAAAGTCCAAACTGTTTTTAGGCATGACttcaaaacagcagcagccactgatcTTATAAATGCATTTCTGTCTTCGACATGAGTGACTGAGATCATGTACCCAAATGCTGTGGTGACTGGCTGCCATAATTATGAAAAAGGCAATGAAGTTTCTGCCCAAAAATCCCCAATTAACTGGAAGCCAGCTGTTTTTTGCCTCCACACTGGTAGCTGTTAATTGGCTTGAATGAGGCTGTTGTAGTGGGAGCTTAGGGATGTGATATTCTGAACCAGAGGAGGTCATGCAGATGTGTATCTCTGGCAGACACTGGGGAGCTACTGCTGGGGCTCAAGTTTGCAGGTCATCTCCAATAGGACTAAGAGCTAGCTATCACTTGGTATGGACCAGATTGAAATGAGTGCCTGTCCGTGGGCAGAAAGAGCTGGAACATCTGAGGATGTCTAAATGGAGGTGCATGTTGATTTTTGAGATGCATGCTCGGGCTCCCTGGTGTTGTTGGCTCTTAGGCTGTGGCTGGGTGTTCAGTGGCTGTGGCCTTTTCTTATATAAAGCTGCCTCAGCTGTTGCCTTTTATTGCTGCCACCAGAGTTTCCTGTGGTCCAGAGTAAAGTACCCAATACTAAAGCTCTGTGACTGAGGTGGCTGCCTGTAAGATTTTTGGGGGAAGTTAGTTTGTTGTTTTTAACTTCTACAGTAAGGGGGGGTTATATATCTGATTACCTGAAAGGCTGCTTATATCCACGCCCTGCTACACTTAGGAGCAACAGAGATGCCAAAACTAGAGTCTTCCTATATTTGTAGAAAGAAGGCTGTTCATCACCGTTTGTAAAAGATTGATCTCTGAAACCTTTTTAATCCAAGACATCTTGGATTATGTTTAATGTTTAGAGAAGCATTAGGCATGTTGTTCATATACTACTGTTTTGGATATCTTTATGTGGTTTCACTGAGACTCTGATGTGAGGTGGAAAAGTAAGAGTTAGTGACAACAGAAAGTTGGTCAGTGGATCAGTCCTTAAAAAGCAGCTCTCAGGTTTTTCCAAACTGAATGATAACACCACATACATGTTTTCACATCACATGGTGTAACTCAATGTGAAACCATTGGAAAGAAACCCCAAATATATATAATCCAGACTGCTCTTGAGTTTTGGCAAGCTGTACCTTATTTTCTTCAGTGAATTTTAGGAGGCTGTATAATTTTCTGGTCACAGACTTGCTTTCAGGCGGGAAGCTGCTAATGCACAGTAGGAAGCGTGAGGGTTTAAGAGCATTAGACCACAATTTTCATTGCAGTAACTTCTTATGCCTTTAAGTTGAATTTCACCATAAAAGCTAATAAGCAGTGTGCCATGGGACAGAGAATAAGATCAGGAAGATAATGCCCTGATATTAGGCTCATTGTTTGCTTctgaaaatgcagcaaataGAGGACACTGGGGGGTTCCAACTGCTTTGACTTAGCTGACCTGAGATAATACAGGAAAGTGATGGAAGGGGGGCAAACAAGCAGGAtagggagagggaagaaaaaggaaagatttgcagagggaaggaaaaggaaagattttaagCCACTTAAAAAATTCAATGAATATTCACTTAAGTTTGTTTCACTTTTAGGCAAAAGCAACGACCATCAAAGAAGCTCTAGCCAAATGGGTAAGAACTAGAACAGTGTCTAGCGGTGTGAGGTTTGACTGTATTCAGCTAATTTTGTTTGTCAAACATTGTAAGAAATATGTTTGCATGAAACATTGGCTTTAAGAAGTTTCACAAAGTAAAATGATGGttactgttgttgttgttatataGTACGTTCTGTTGGACTTTCTGTATGTTCCTGTTAAATTGATATAACTGGTAAAGATTAGTCTTTTTTGCCCCCCTGCCTTGTTCTGCTGGATATGCATGGGCCTGAAGTCACAAAAGAGATCTAAAGTTGGGGACGTATTATGTTTTAATTATGCTCTGTTCACTTTATCCAATTGCAGTCTTTCCCATGGAATAAACAAGTATGAAATTCTCACTGTACTGAATTCAGTGAATCTTCCACATGTCTTTTGACATATAGTCCCTCATATTGTGCAAAGCTTAACTCAGAATGagtttctttgggtttttttcttcttaaatactCTATTCATACAGAAGCTCATTTGGTTGTGGCTGACCTGGTCTTCCAAAAAGCTATCTGTTGGGAAGGATGGGGATGTAATGCCAAATGATGATGTGGGATGCTCAAGGGTCAGGTTCGCTGTCCAGTGAAACCAGTGAGAATCTTTCCCCAGTCTCTGAATTTTAGATGAAGGCACAGATATGCTGTTTGTTGTACACATGCTTTCCTGCTAATTCTGGCCAGCTGCTAGAGCAATGATTTATAAATGTTTTGGCCTCTGGAAGATCTGGATGTGATAGCGTGGTGTCATGGTTTCATGCTGGCACAATGCTAGTGCTcccatgaaaatacactctctctggtttctgctgtgagatgtgaccaggaataagcaaagcaggctcctacttagaaataaaggaaagaaaacttgATTAACTACACTACAACTATATGTAAAAaggaacacacaggaaaaatgaaaacctttcaaatacatttcctcctccccccaccaaatttccagTAAGTCCAACCCCTAAATCACCGACTCTCGGTCCATCACCACCCTGTAGATAATCAATTCTCAATTaatcaagaggagaggagtctttcttgtgccataggctttCCCTGGAAACACCGTTGAAACCTCCTGTGTTTCTATGTCACTCGTGGCACTGCCCAGAGAACATCTGCTGTCCTGACCTCTTCTTTCTATGTCCAGTGCTCTCACTactgcacatggaccagagctgcttctagggttatctttttaaggatgctctGTCCCGTACTAAAAAAGGGCACAGTCTCACTTTTGGGACACCTGTGCCCCCAaatttcaccccctggggctgaggggtctCAACACTGAACCCTCTTGGTTCTGAGCCATCACCTTCCCCtggatgcagtctctgtgtcacaagGAACATGGTTCTGTCTATGGCTATAACAAGAACAGTCTAGCTGAGCTACTCTATCATCTCTTCCTACCTAAGATTCTTCTCCACTCTTCCGACATCTCtcacttgctcagaccttcaTCACACTTGcccatttctttcttcatcttCTACTCTATCTCTCTTCTAGGAAAAgttaatgttctgtaaagtTTTCATATATCCCACAAacttcactgctgctctcctaGTAAGAACTAGAATGCAACAACTTACAGACATAAGCATTAGTAGAGGTATAAACTGTGTATAAAAATAGtttgcttttcctccctctgtctTTCTGCCCTCCAGAACTTCAGCTCCATGTTTCCTATtaacagatttattttccatttgctCCTCTGTCACATCTCTTAGAATCAGCCTGTGTCAGTGAGTTTCCATTAATATTAGGCATAAAGTACtgaatttgcttttctgttcaAGTTATTAGGGGTGGGTCTAAATCTTCCTTTTACTCTTCCTAATCTGGATCCATGTGACTTGTACAATTGCTTTTGGTGCTGTGTTGCATTCcaaatgtttttcttcccttttggtATAAGGGTTTACCTATGCCCGGCAGTCAGGGTGACATTAGTTAAATCAAAGCAACTTGAAATCAAAGCAGCTTCAACTTGGCAAACATGTGACCTGTTCTTATAAAAACATGTCTGTTCTACCTATATTTTCTCTGTGGCATATTGTGGCTGTGCAATTGCTTCCAGAAGTATTTGGCAATCTGGAtgaattttcttcctgaagGTGCTCACTGCTATGAGCTCACTGCTGGCCCAGTCCGTGTTGGAAGTTCTCTCCCTTtcatatttttaaggaaaaatgtatttttatttgttggTATGAGCTCATAAATTACAAACTGAATGTAAATACAAACAGATACAGTACTGttcttagaaaagaaaatggaagttTCACA
It includes:
- the LOC131084636 gene encoding acyl-coenzyme A thioesterase 5-like, which gives rise to MWRALAAAPVRALLRTPPARRAASLAVSPHTGPADERVETRVAGLSPGQPVTLRAVAADERGRLFQSCAHYRADSRGELHLGTDASHGGDYTGVEPMGLFWSLAPAGMEKPYQRLVPLSTTAPMKVEVLVHKGHSLPGSIPGPVMAKAEVRRLFTAPGVRRIRLKEGVIRGSLFLPPGDGPFPGVIDMYGDEGGLIEFRSSLLATHGFATLSLPYFDFEDLPMILKDLKLEYFEEAARFLQRHPKVKGPGVGVIGTGKGADLALSMITFLPEVVAAVSISGCSSNTVADLHYGETTLPGLRFDMEKVTVSESGVYDVFEALDDPTNPANSSSVIPIEKAEGHFLLVVGEDDRMWKSSLYAELAIRRLRQHGKDNFELLSYPGAGHRIDPPSTPFCQVAMDRVLGVPVLGGGESKAHAHAQEHSWRRIQEFLHLHLG